From Myxococcales bacterium, the proteins below share one genomic window:
- the hemE gene encoding uroporphyrinogen decarboxylase produces the protein MKQDLFLRACRREPTERTPVWMMRQAGRYMPEYRALREKHSMLELCKNPELATQVTLQPMVHGMDAAILFADILLPLEPMGAPFDFAKGEGPVVHKPVHTKADVDALRVIEPDEGLGYVLDAIRMLKKELKVPLIGFAGAPFTLASYLIEGGKSAHFAKTKTLMYAEPETFKTLMGKLSEVVRRFLRAQVAAGADAIQLFDSWVGQLSRADYEEHILPHVSHILKDVESLGVPVIHFGTGTYHLLDLQRRAGGTVLGLDWRTPFAEGWERIGHDRGVQGNLDPTVLFAPREVAEKHAARVLEAAAGRPGHIFNLGHGILPGTPVDTVKAVVDFVHRTSAR, from the coding sequence ATGAAACAAGACCTCTTTCTCCGTGCGTGCAGGCGCGAGCCGACCGAACGAACCCCCGTGTGGATGATGCGCCAGGCGGGTCGGTACATGCCGGAGTACCGCGCGCTCCGCGAGAAGCACTCGATGCTCGAGCTGTGCAAAAACCCGGAGCTCGCGACCCAGGTCACGCTTCAGCCGATGGTGCACGGCATGGACGCGGCGATCCTCTTCGCCGACATCTTGCTCCCGCTCGAGCCCATGGGAGCGCCGTTCGACTTCGCGAAGGGCGAGGGCCCGGTCGTGCACAAGCCGGTGCACACGAAGGCCGACGTCGACGCGCTGCGGGTCATCGAGCCGGACGAGGGCCTCGGCTACGTTCTCGACGCCATTCGCATGCTCAAGAAAGAGCTGAAGGTGCCCCTCATCGGGTTCGCCGGAGCGCCCTTCACCCTCGCGAGCTACCTCATCGAGGGCGGAAAGAGCGCGCACTTCGCCAAGACGAAGACGCTCATGTACGCCGAGCCCGAGACCTTCAAGACCCTCATGGGCAAGCTCTCCGAGGTCGTTCGCCGCTTCCTCCGCGCGCAGGTCGCCGCCGGCGCCGACGCCATCCAGCTCTTCGACTCGTGGGTCGGCCAGCTCTCCCGCGCCGACTACGAGGAGCACATCCTTCCCCACGTGTCGCACATCCTCAAAGACGTGGAATCGTTGGGAGTTCCGGTGATCCACTTCGGCACGGGGACCTACCACCTGCTCGACCTCCAGCGGCGGGCGGGCGGCACGGTGCTCGGGCTCGACTGGCGAACGCCCTTCGCCGAGGGCTGGGAGCGCATCGGCCACGACCGGGGCGTCCAAGGGAACCTCGACCCGACGGTGCTCTTCGCGCCGCGCGAGGTCGCCGAGAAACACGCCGCGCGTGTCCTCGAGGCCGCTGCGGGCAGGCCGGGGCACATCTTCAACCTCGGTCACGGCATCTTGCCGGGGACGCCGGTCGACACCGTGAAAGCCGTCGTCGACTTCGTGCATCGAACGTCCGCGCGCTGA
- the hemH gene encoding ferrochelatase, translating to MPQGLVVIAHGTVDSLDDIPAFLTNIRRGHAPPQELVDEVTRRYRAIGGKSPLNDTTRAVAEKLAVATALPARACGRLFAPYPRQAIDELFALGVDELVVVPLAQHSAPLYVDAVRAAVRESSRPETPVVGPANYGREPRLVRVFADRVERALREIPADELATTSVVFTAHSLPVAVVRAGDPYEAEFRASVELVDAAVRVRPGMTSVCFQSQGMSQGPGGRPVEWMGPDLRKALEHEKARGAKRVVIAPIGFLADHVEILYDLDIEARAWAEELGLVLSRTASLNADDTFIDALVAVISPYLALPRTSTDQAPGPA from the coding sequence ATGCCCCAAGGTCTCGTCGTCATCGCTCACGGCACGGTCGACTCGCTCGACGACATCCCCGCGTTCTTGACGAACATCCGGAGGGGCCACGCTCCCCCCCAAGAGCTCGTCGACGAGGTGACCCGCCGGTACCGTGCGATCGGCGGGAAATCGCCTCTCAACGACACGACGCGCGCGGTCGCGGAGAAGCTCGCCGTCGCGACCGCGCTCCCCGCCCGGGCCTGCGGGCGCCTCTTCGCGCCCTACCCTCGTCAGGCCATCGACGAGCTCTTTGCCCTCGGGGTCGACGAGCTCGTCGTGGTCCCGCTGGCGCAGCACTCGGCGCCGCTCTACGTCGACGCTGTGCGCGCGGCCGTGCGGGAGTCCTCGAGGCCCGAGACGCCGGTCGTCGGGCCGGCGAACTACGGGCGCGAGCCGCGCTTGGTCCGCGTGTTCGCCGACCGCGTCGAGCGCGCGCTCCGCGAGATCCCCGCCGACGAGCTCGCCACGACCTCGGTCGTGTTCACCGCGCACAGCCTCCCCGTCGCCGTGGTGCGCGCCGGCGATCCGTACGAGGCCGAGTTCAGGGCCTCGGTCGAGCTCGTCGACGCCGCCGTCCGTGTACGTCCCGGGATGACCTCGGTGTGCTTCCAGAGTCAGGGCATGAGCCAGGGTCCGGGCGGGCGTCCGGTCGAGTGGATGGGTCCGGACCTGCGGAAGGCGCTCGAGCACGAGAAGGCCCGCGGGGCGAAGCGGGTCGTGATCGCCCCGATCGGCTTTTTGGCCGACCACGTGGAGATCCTCTACGATCTGGATATCGAAGCGCGCGCGTGGGCCGAAGAGCTCGGGCTCGTGCTCTCGCGGACGGCCTCGCTCAACGCCGACGACACGTTCATCGACGCGCTGGTCGCCGTGATCTCGCCCTACCTCGCTCTCCCACGCACCTCCACCGACCAAGCCCCCGGACCTGCATGA
- the hemG gene encoding protoporphyrinogen oxidase, which produces MKRKERVVVVGGGITGLTTAYALEKAGDDVDVVVLEASSRLGGNIVTQTHQGFTIDGGPDSWVATKPYATALAKELGLGDELIATIPENRKVYIAHEGRLHPMPEGVMLGVPTEVRPIVESELFTWDAKLRMGLELVVPRRIFHGDRDDETVSSFLQRRFGDQLADRLAGPLLGGIFAGEADAISIRAAFPQLVAAEREHGSLIVAMRKQMAARRAASASKSGGGSAFLSLKRGMGDLVVNLAHRISSEILTDTKALAITATEPGDPRGRFRVFVRGRPRIFADHVVLTGPAHATKPLLEPLDPAFGPAFDGFDYSSTATVFLAYKRKDIDHPLDASGYIVPRSSGRAALASTWIGSKWENRVPGGQALLRVFFGGDGREDLLTMPDDELARLAEAELGAFLKISGKPLFFRTFRYNKASPQPRVGHLARMAELRKHLASFPGLYVAGNGYDGIGIPECIRQAREVAATIRASRAPLDASHRPTDDALATRASVLPPGSVGRAS; this is translated from the coding sequence ATGAAACGAAAAGAGCGAGTGGTCGTCGTGGGGGGAGGCATCACCGGCCTTACGACGGCCTATGCTCTCGAAAAAGCGGGGGACGACGTCGACGTCGTGGTGCTCGAGGCCTCGTCGAGGCTCGGCGGGAACATCGTCACGCAGACGCATCAGGGCTTCACCATCGACGGTGGCCCCGACTCGTGGGTCGCGACGAAGCCCTACGCGACCGCCCTCGCGAAGGAGCTCGGCCTCGGCGACGAGCTCATCGCCACCATCCCCGAGAACCGCAAGGTTTACATCGCGCACGAGGGGCGTCTCCACCCGATGCCCGAGGGCGTGATGCTCGGCGTGCCCACGGAGGTGCGCCCGATCGTGGAGTCCGAGCTCTTCACGTGGGACGCGAAGCTCCGCATGGGCCTCGAGCTCGTCGTGCCCCGCCGCATCTTCCACGGCGATCGCGACGACGAGACGGTGTCGAGCTTTCTCCAGCGGCGTTTCGGCGACCAGCTAGCCGATCGCCTCGCGGGCCCCCTCCTCGGAGGCATCTTCGCGGGAGAGGCCGACGCGATCTCGATCCGCGCGGCGTTCCCTCAGCTCGTCGCCGCGGAGCGCGAGCATGGCTCTCTCATCGTGGCCATGCGCAAGCAGATGGCCGCGCGGCGCGCGGCGTCGGCGTCGAAGTCGGGCGGAGGCTCGGCGTTCCTGTCGCTGAAGCGTGGCATGGGCGATCTCGTGGTGAACCTCGCGCACCGCATCTCGTCCGAAATCCTCACCGACACGAAGGCGCTCGCCATCACCGCGACCGAGCCCGGAGATCCGCGCGGACGGTTCCGTGTCTTCGTCCGAGGTCGGCCTCGGATCTTCGCGGACCACGTCGTGCTCACGGGCCCGGCGCACGCCACGAAGCCCCTGCTGGAGCCGCTCGATCCCGCGTTCGGCCCGGCGTTCGACGGCTTCGACTACTCGTCCACCGCCACCGTGTTCCTCGCGTACAAGCGCAAAGACATCGACCACCCGCTCGATGCGTCGGGGTACATCGTCCCGCGATCGTCGGGGCGCGCGGCGCTCGCGAGCACGTGGATCGGATCGAAGTGGGAAAACCGCGTCCCCGGCGGACAAGCGCTCCTCCGTGTGTTTTTCGGCGGCGATGGGCGCGAAGATCTCCTCACGATGCCCGACGACGAGCTCGCTCGCCTCGCCGAAGCCGAGCTGGGCGCGTTCCTCAAGATTTCTGGAAAACCTCTGTTTTTCCGCACATTTAGATACAACAAGGCGAGCCCTCAGCCGCGCGTCGGTCACCTCGCGCGGATGGCGGAGCTCCGAAAGCACCTCGCGAGCTTTCCCGGGCTCTACGTCGCCGGCAACGGGTACGACGGCATCGGGATCCCGGAGTGCATCCGCCAAGCACGCGAGGTGGCGGCCACGATCCGAGCCTCCCGCGCGCCGCTGGACGCGTCCCATCGCCCCACCGACGACGCCCTCGCCACGCGAGCCTCGGTGCTCCCGCCGGGCTCGGTCGGCCGCGCGAGCTGA
- a CDS encoding ribose-phosphate pyrophosphokinase codes for MAKKLLYTIASYKYLEPAFLAEGHFELGAIERKTFPDGERYLRLLSDAWGRDVVLLGGTPSDLDWLEIYDLGCAISRAGARSLDIVMPYFGYGTMERAVYPGEVVTAKTRARLVSSIPGCEGGSRVYLFDLHTDGIEFYFQDEHVTHHLYGAPIVTELVRRTMGSTPFVLGATDAGRAKWVQSLARTLDVEPAFVYKTRDSSSGALAVTGINADVRGKDVVVYDDMIRTGSSLIQAGRAYLQAGAARVHAVASHLVLPGESLEKLRASGVFASIRGTDSHPGSQKLPKEDVWSVAELMSSALMRSGVPRSIAAPRL; via the coding sequence ATGGCCAAGAAGCTCCTCTATACGATCGCCTCGTACAAGTACCTCGAGCCCGCGTTCCTCGCCGAAGGGCACTTCGAGCTGGGCGCCATCGAGCGAAAGACCTTCCCCGACGGCGAACGCTACCTTCGTTTGCTCTCGGACGCCTGGGGGCGCGACGTGGTGCTGCTCGGTGGTACCCCGAGCGATCTCGATTGGCTCGAGATCTACGACCTCGGCTGCGCCATCTCGCGGGCCGGGGCGCGCTCGCTCGACATCGTGATGCCGTACTTCGGCTACGGCACCATGGAGCGCGCCGTGTACCCCGGCGAGGTCGTCACGGCCAAGACCCGCGCGCGGCTCGTGTCGTCGATCCCCGGGTGCGAGGGCGGCTCGCGCGTCTACCTCTTCGACCTCCACACGGACGGCATCGAGTTCTACTTCCAAGACGAGCACGTCACCCATCACCTCTACGGCGCTCCGATCGTCACCGAGCTCGTGCGGCGCACCATGGGCTCGACCCCGTTCGTGCTCGGCGCCACCGACGCAGGGCGCGCGAAGTGGGTGCAGAGCCTCGCGCGCACGCTCGATGTGGAGCCGGCCTTCGTCTACAAGACCCGCGACTCGTCATCGGGTGCGCTCGCGGTCACGGGGATCAACGCGGATGTCCGCGGCAAGGACGTCGTCGTGTACGACGACATGATCCGAACCGGCTCGTCGCTCATCCAGGCCGGTCGCGCCTACCTCCAAGCGGGCGCTGCGCGCGTGCACGCGGTCGCGAGCCACCTCGTGCTCCCCGGTGAGTCTCTCGAGAAGCTGCGGGCGTCGGGCGTGTTCGCGTCGATCCGCGGCACCGACTCGCACCCCGGCAGCCAGAAGCTCCCGAAAGAAGACGTGTGGTCGGTGGCCGAGCTCATGTCGAGCGCCCTGATGCGGTCGGGCGTGCCCCGCTCGATCGCGGCCCCACGGCTGTAA
- a CDS encoding MBL fold metallo-hydrolase, which yields MTTIHHLDCGTMCPFAGGAFGGALAPERLVAHCLLVERADGLVLVDTGFGTEDIERPRERLGSLFLGLTRPRLAREETALAHVERLGFDRRDVRDIVVTHLDLDHAGGLSDFPDATVHVYEPEHHAAMDGPTLAERRRYRALQLSHGPKWRRYSLEGDTWRGLGAVRALSDDVLLVPTVGHSRGHVAVAVRDGEGYLLHAGDAYFHHEEMAASPRCPAGLRAFQSLVAFDDRLRVQNQAVLRDIARDHADVRVFSAHSEHELLALRRERAAREAA from the coding sequence ATGACCACCATTCACCACCTCGACTGCGGCACCATGTGTCCCTTCGCGGGGGGCGCGTTCGGAGGGGCTCTCGCGCCCGAGCGGCTCGTCGCGCACTGCCTGCTCGTCGAGCGTGCCGATGGCCTCGTCCTCGTCGACACGGGCTTCGGCACGGAAGACATCGAGCGCCCCCGAGAGCGGCTCGGGTCCCTTTTCCTCGGCTTGACCCGCCCACGGCTCGCGCGCGAAGAGACCGCGCTCGCCCACGTCGAACGGCTCGGATTCGACCGGAGGGACGTGCGCGACATCGTCGTCACGCACCTCGACCTCGATCACGCCGGCGGGCTCTCGGACTTTCCCGACGCGACCGTCCACGTCTACGAGCCCGAGCACCACGCGGCGATGGACGGGCCCACGTTGGCAGAGCGACGACGCTACCGCGCGCTCCAGCTCTCCCACGGGCCGAAGTGGCGGCGTTATTCGCTCGAGGGGGACACGTGGCGTGGCCTCGGCGCCGTGCGTGCGCTCTCCGACGACGTCCTGCTCGTGCCCACGGTCGGCCACTCCCGCGGGCACGTCGCCGTCGCCGTTCGGGACGGGGAGGGCTACCTCCTCCACGCTGGGGACGCCTACTTCCACCACGAAGAGATGGCCGCGTCCCCGAGGTGCCCTGCGGGTCTCCGCGCGTTTCAGTCGCTCGTCGCGTTCGACGATCGGCTGCGCGTCCAAAACCAAGCGGTCCTGCGCGACATCGCCCGGGATCACGCGGACGTGCGCGTGTTCTCGGCGCACTCCGAGCACGAGCTCCTCGCCCTACGCCGAGAGCGAGCGGCGCGCGAGGCGGCCTGA
- the nikR gene encoding nickel-responsive transcriptional regulator NikR, with product MKDVLVRFGVAMENTLLTELDALVEARGTTRSEILRDLVRAEVSKQKVRKGEPCVAALTLVYDHHVRDLTEKLTEVQHGLGDAVRSTMHVHLDDDHCLEVIVMRGAADVVKGAAHKMLATRGVKQGGLEMVTDVARKGTGHAHVHEHDGHTHAHAHDHPHDHPHDHAHSHAHDHAHGEGSVAAVARRPKSSAARDTPPKRGGKGSAGPSGHAGGPRPSKRRA from the coding sequence ATGAAAGACGTGCTCGTCCGGTTCGGGGTCGCCATGGAAAACACGCTCCTCACCGAGCTCGACGCCCTCGTCGAGGCCCGAGGGACGACCCGCTCCGAGATCCTGAGGGATCTCGTGCGCGCCGAGGTGTCGAAGCAGAAGGTGCGCAAGGGCGAGCCGTGCGTCGCGGCGCTCACGCTCGTCTACGACCATCACGTGCGCGACCTCACGGAGAAGCTCACCGAGGTTCAGCACGGCCTCGGGGACGCGGTGCGTTCCACCATGCACGTCCACCTCGACGACGACCACTGCCTCGAGGTCATCGTCATGCGCGGGGCCGCCGACGTCGTGAAGGGCGCGGCCCACAAGATGCTCGCGACGCGCGGGGTGAAACAAGGCGGGCTCGAGATGGTGACCGACGTCGCGCGGAAAGGCACCGGGCACGCTCACGTGCACGAGCACGACGGCCATACGCACGCGCACGCCCACGATCACCCCCACGACCACCCTCACGATCACGCGCATTCGCACGCGCACGATCACGCGCACGGGGAGGGCTCGGTGGCCGCGGTCGCTCGACGTCCCAAGTCGTCCGCGGCGCGCGACACGCCTCCGAAACGCGGAGGGAAAGGGAGCGCCGGGCCGAGCGGTCACGCAGGTGGGCCACGTCCCTCGAAGAGGCGCGCATGA
- the obgE gene encoding GTPase ObgE produces MKFVDVCEVKVHAGRGGNGAIAFRREKYVPFGGPAGGDGGRGGDVVFRTDSGLSTLLDLTYAHSLRAKDGENGHGSDCYGRGAEDLVCRVPVGTQVFDADTGELLFDLTEGEVDTVVAKGGRGGRGNIHFATAQDRAPRRAEPGEPGEERAFRLELKVLADVGLLGFPNVGKSTFVRAVSRARPKVADYPFTTLVPHLGVVRIDDEASFVIADIPGLIPGAAEGAGLGHRFLKHVERTRALLHLVTLDPGEGRDPVADYDALKKELRTFDPELAKRPTIVALAKADLPEVKEAYPELRARFAKKKIKLHLVSAATHEGMKELVQRLYELVLEGRREAALAAKKA; encoded by the coding sequence GTGAAGTTCGTCGACGTTTGCGAAGTGAAGGTCCACGCGGGGCGAGGCGGCAACGGCGCCATCGCGTTCCGGAGGGAAAAGTACGTCCCGTTCGGGGGCCCCGCCGGGGGCGACGGCGGGCGCGGTGGCGACGTCGTCTTCCGGACCGACTCGGGCCTCTCCACGCTGCTCGACCTCACCTACGCCCACTCGCTGCGGGCGAAGGACGGAGAGAACGGCCACGGCTCCGACTGCTACGGCCGCGGCGCCGAGGACCTCGTCTGCCGCGTCCCCGTCGGAACGCAGGTGTTCGACGCCGACACGGGCGAGCTCCTCTTCGATCTCACCGAGGGCGAGGTCGACACGGTCGTCGCCAAAGGCGGGCGCGGAGGGCGCGGGAACATCCACTTCGCGACCGCGCAGGATCGCGCCCCGCGTCGCGCCGAGCCGGGCGAGCCGGGAGAAGAACGCGCCTTTCGGCTCGAGCTCAAGGTGCTGGCCGACGTCGGGCTCCTCGGGTTCCCGAACGTCGGGAAATCCACGTTCGTGCGCGCCGTCTCTCGCGCGCGCCCCAAGGTGGCCGACTACCCCTTCACGACGCTCGTCCCTCACCTCGGCGTCGTGCGCATCGACGACGAGGCCTCTTTCGTCATCGCCGACATCCCCGGCCTCATCCCGGGCGCGGCCGAGGGCGCGGGCCTCGGCCACCGCTTCTTGAAGCACGTCGAGCGCACGCGCGCGCTCCTCCACCTCGTGACGCTCGATCCTGGCGAGGGCCGTGATCCGGTCGCCGACTACGACGCGCTCAAGAAGGAGCTCCGGACGTTCGATCCGGAGCTGGCCAAGCGCCCCACGATCGTGGCGCTCGCGAAGGCCGACCTCCCCGAAGTGAAAGAGGCCTACCCCGAGCTTCGTGCGCGCTTCGCCAAGAAGAAGATCAAGCTCCACCTCGTGTCGGCGGCCACCCACGAGGGCATGAAGGAGCTCGTGCAACGCCTCTACGAGCTCGTCCTCGAAGGTCGACGCGAGGCCGCCCTCGCCGCCAAGAAGGCATGA